A genomic stretch from Enterobacter dykesii includes:
- the pptA gene encoding tautomerase PptA → MPHVDIKCFPRDLNDEQKAALAEDIAEVIIRHFNSKDSSVSVALNQVNQEDWKAQVWDIEIGPKLDELIKKPGYSM, encoded by the coding sequence ATGCCACACGTAGATATCAAATGTTTTCCCCGCGATTTGAACGACGAACAAAAAGCTGCCCTGGCCGAGGATATTGCTGAGGTCATTATTCGCCATTTCAACAGCAAAGACAGCTCGGTGTCCGTTGCGTTGAATCAGGTGAACCAGGAGGACTGGAAAGCGCAGGTCTGGGATATCGAAATAGGACCGAAGCTGGACGAATTAATCAAAAAGCCAGGCTATTCAATGTAA